In the genome of Pseudomonas bubulae, one region contains:
- a CDS encoding GNAT family N-acetyltransferase yields MAIELLEPANAKAYRQLMLEAYAQHPEAFVSSITQREKLPLSWWEAKLDDELSALFGAFVDSRLVGIVGLAFEPWEDARHKTTLFGLYVSQAFRGQGLGEHLVQAVVSLAEQEPETKVIELTVSANSDAALALYQRCGFAQSGLEDCAIRVGEAYYDRVHMRRLVNIEEN; encoded by the coding sequence ATGGCTATAGAACTGCTTGAACCCGCAAACGCCAAGGCTTATCGCCAACTGATGCTTGAGGCTTATGCGCAGCACCCCGAGGCTTTTGTATCCTCCATAACCCAACGTGAGAAGTTACCGCTGAGCTGGTGGGAAGCAAAACTGGACGATGAACTGAGCGCCCTGTTCGGTGCATTTGTCGATTCCCGACTGGTGGGCATTGTCGGCCTGGCATTCGAACCCTGGGAAGATGCCCGGCACAAGACCACGTTGTTTGGTTTGTATGTGTCGCAGGCTTTTCGTGGGCAAGGGCTGGGGGAGCATCTGGTGCAGGCGGTGGTTTCACTGGCTGAGCAAGAGCCCGAAACCAAGGTGATCGAACTGACGGTCAGCGCTAACAGCGATGCTGCACTGGCGTTGTACCAGCGCTGCGGTTTTGCACAGTCTGGGCTGGAAGACTGCGCAATTCGGGTGGGGGAGGCCTATTACGACCGGGTACATATGCGCCGGTTGGTCAATATAGAAGAGAACTGA